ATCCAAGCTGCTGTGGTAACACCAAACATGACCGGTAGGGATTTTAAGCCCAATTCGCGATCGCCTTCCACACTCTTGAAATCATTGACTACTGCAATACCTAACCCTGCCAGGGAGTAGAACAGGGTCAGAATCATAATAGTCCCGTTAAGATGACCAAATAAGCCATGACCTGCCCACCAAGGAAGGGCGATATAGCTGGCACCGAGAGCATAGTTTCCCAGCCAACCATTTTTTTTCAGTTTCAGGGGTGGGGCAGAATAGATATACGCTAGAAAGGCACCACCTAGGGTAAGACAGGTGAGTGTCGGAAATTCATGACCAGCCCAAACATCAAGTCCGTAGCTAAGAGCGATACCTGCTAGGAGTAGCACCACAATCTGGGTGATCACCTGGGGGATAGAGATGGCTCCCGATGGGATAGGACGGTAAGGTTCATTAATGGCGTCGATTTCGCGGTCATAGAAATCATTCAGGGTTTGGGTATACCCTGCCATCAACGGACCAGAAAGCAACATACAGGCGGCTGCCATCAGAAGGTCTTCGAGTGTCCAAGTGTAGCCACCGGAGGAAGCAGCACCACACACTACCCCCCACATCAGGGGTATCCAGGTAATTGGCTTCATCAACTGCAGGCGAATCTTCCATAGGTTGCTTTCACCAGGAGCTGCGCCTTTCATACCCAGTAGCTGACGGGTTTTGGCACTTTGTTCAGTTAGATTTTCTTCAGCCATAGCAACTACCTAGAATGAAATTATCAAATAGCCATCTTGAAACTTAGCCCCTTTCACGGATTGACCACTAAGTTGTGGGGGAAGCAGGATATTATGCCGTTGATCCCCCGCTTCAACGGTGACTTCTGGACCGTATTGGGTGAGTTTCACCTGCTTTTTGTTAAAACCCGGTAAGAATAAACGAACGTTGCGACCAGGAATGTCGATAGTCATGGGTCTGGGTGCCTGGGATGCCTGTTTAAAATCTGGCAGGGCATCGATCAGGGATTGCCAATCTTCCCCTGGTGGGGAAGTGGGAAGAGCATTAACGACTAGAGGGGCAAATTCCGATTCTAATGCTGGGGTTACCGGGGTTTGGTTTACCAGCACACCACCGATAGTAACACCCACTTGTTGGGCACTACCCCACAGATACTTGGCTGTGGCAATGGCTAGGGGGTCATCGGTAGTGACCAGATAGGATGCGACCCGATTGGGATCTGCGATCGCACTTTTTCCATCCTCCAACATATTGTTGGCCTGATTAGTTGATTCACCAGCAAAGTCATCACTCGTCCATGACACATTTAGGATGGCGCTAGTGACGGGTTGGATAAAGGGGGAAAGAGCTTTGCCCAGGTCAGAATCTGCCATGACTTGGCGAAATCTACGACTATACCAACTGATAATTTCTGGCATTCCCAACATTCTCAGGGTAGCTTGAGAGCAGGTGCCATCGTAGATGATCGCGTCATACTGACCGCTTTTGTAGTACTCCCGAAGGGCGTTGAGGGCTAAAGCATGATCCATCCCCGGTAAGATGCCCAGTTCTTGACCATAGA
The Moorena sp. SIOASIH genome window above contains:
- the chlG gene encoding chlorophyll synthase ChlG, coding for MAEENLTEQSAKTRQLLGMKGAAPGESNLWKIRLQLMKPITWIPLMWGVVCGAASSGGYTWTLEDLLMAAACMLLSGPLMAGYTQTLNDFYDREIDAINEPYRPIPSGAISIPQVITQIVVLLLAGIALSYGLDVWAGHEFPTLTCLTLGGAFLAYIYSAPPLKLKKNGWLGNYALGASYIALPWWAGHGLFGHLNGTIMILTLFYSLAGLGIAVVNDFKSVEGDRELGLKSLPVMFGVTTAAWICVVMIDVFQAGIAGYLISIHQNLYAAILILLIIPQITFQDMYFLRDPLKNDVKYQASAQPFLVLGMLVAGLALGHGAI
- a CDS encoding ArsA family ATPase, translated to MARILTFLGKGGTGRTTVAIAAAKQLSSLGQRVLLVGQDPSPSFGLLLGLSPTSDPVEISPNLRVVQLMTTVLLERSWEDVKKLEEQYLRSPTLKNVYGQELGILPGMDHALALNALREYYKSGQYDAIIYDGTCSQATLRMLGMPEIISWYSRRFRQVMADSDLGKALSPFIQPVTSAILNVSWTSDDFAGESTNQANNMLEDGKSAIADPNRVASYLVTTDDPLAIATAKYLWGSAQQVGVTIGGVLVNQTPVTPALESEFAPLVVNALPTSPPGEDWQSLIDALPDFKQASQAPRPMTIDIPGRNVRLFLPGFNKKQVKLTQYGPEVTVEAGDQRHNILLPPQLSGQSVKGAKFQDGYLIISF